From a single Fusarium fujikuroi IMI 58289 draft genome, chromosome FFUJ_chr03 genomic region:
- a CDS encoding related to non-ribosomal peptide synthetase, whose protein sequence is MSFRFPYHETPSESSFNREFNDAEKGQHDTSGMALVPLSKVYASDKANGHLTAFPPTHDANMASATQSTSSFHNYSKSDSSLPILPKQKTTPPPPKKQEPRKSTLFFLWFNTVGQFQYAQDHLGSMVLGNLLFAILMRNELFFRILYMAFIYGLRSWAPLRMKLMAASFLQHVGGVHSGCALSGTAWLVYYIIQILSHRSIREPAVLITGIVTVVFIITSVLSAIPWVRNNHHNIFERYHRFAGWLGLAATWSFVVLSNSYDANSGKDNSNAQSLITTENIWFTIFMTILIALPWVTIRQVPVEVEIPSTKVAVLRFDRGMQQGLLGRIGRSALMEYHAFGIISEGRHSPYHYMVCGVQGDFTKSLVANPPTKIWTRELKFAGIGHASAMFKRGIRVCTGTGIGAALSTCIQSKNWFLIWIGSDQLNTFGSTISRLIHDNIEPDRMILWDTKERGGRPDTMQLLRDTWNNFGAEVIFITSNMKGNDEMMQGCREEGMHAFGTLWDF, encoded by the exons ATGAGCTTCCGCTTCCCCTATCACGAAACTCCGTCGGAGAGCAGCTTCAACCGCGAGTTCAACGATGCAGAGAAAGGCCAGCACGATACTTCGGGAATGGCACTTGTACCACTGAGCAAAGTCTATGCATCCGACAAAGCGAATGGCCACCTTACAGCTTTCCCACCAACACATGACGCTAACATGGCGTCTGCCACCCAATCGACCTCGTCTTTTCACAACTATAGCAAATCAGACTCCTCCTTACCAATTCTCCCCAAGCAGAAAACCACGCCGCCGCCtccaaagaaacaagaaccCAGAAAAAGTACACTATTCTTCCTGTGGTTCAACAC TGTCGGCCAGTTTCAATATGCGCAGGACCATCTTGGTTCTATGGTTCTGGGAAACTTGCTTTTTGCTATCTTGATGCGAAATGAGTTGTTTTTCCGAATACTATATATGGCCTTCATCTACGGACTGAGAAGT TGGGCGCCGCTGAgaatgaagttgatggcAGCTTCGTTTCTGCAACATGTTGGAGGTGTACACTCGGGTTGTGCACTCTCCGGTACTGC TTGGCTAGTGTATTACATCATCCAGATTCTCAGTCACCGCAGTATCCGTGAACCTGCTGTGCTCATCACTGGGATAGTCACGGTTGTCTTCATCATAACATCCGTGCTCAGCGCAATCCCGTGGGTCCGGAA TAATCATCACAACATCTTCGAGAGGTACCACCGATTCGCAGGTTGGCTAGGCTTGGCT GCGACCTGGTCTTTCGTCGTTTTGAGCAACTCCTACGATGCCAACAGTGGTAAAGACAATTCCAATGCGCAGTCCTTGATCACTACAGAAAACATCTGGTTTACCATTTTCATGACGATCTT AATCGCTCTCCCATGGGTCACAATTCGACAGGTCCCCGTCGAGGTAGAGATACCATCTACCAAGGTTGCCGTCCTCCGGTTTGATAGGGGAATGCAGCAAGGGCTTCTTGGACGCATCGGCCGTTCCGCCTTGATGGAATACCACGCATTCGGTATCATCAGCGAAGGACGCCATTCCCCTTATCATTACATGGTTTGCGGTGTCCAAGGCGATTTCACCAAGAGCCTTGTTGCGAACCCACCAACAAAGATCTGGACCCGAGAACTGAAATTTG CCGGAATCGGACACGCTTCTGCCATGTTCAAAAGAGGTATTCGCGTCTGTACGGGCACAGGTATTGGTGCCGCTCTATCAACATGCATCCAAAGCAAAAACTG GTTCCTCATCTGGATCGGCTCCGACCAGCTAAACACGTTCGGATCGACAATTTCACGGCTCATCCACGACAATATCGAGCCTGATCGAATGATTTTATGGGACACCAAGGAACGCGGCGGTCGACCAGATACAATGCAGCTACTGAGAGATACCTGGAACAATTTCGGTGCCgaggtcatcttcatcacatccaaCATGAAGGGGAATGATGAAATGATGCAAGGATGCCGTGAAG AGGGAATGCACGCTTTCGGCACACTCTGGGACTTTTGA
- a CDS encoding related to ankyrin, with product MEPVGLAVGLVGLFSTCMDVMQRVDSYRTADRDSRQLDAQLNATMHLFERWGDGVGISKGKLSDTHHPDLDNPRTYAVVQGLLNSIKDFSTTSNEPTSPKGLQKAPSFPVSGDLSSHGPKISRWQKSAWALRGKLKHTGRVQALAGLVSDLYNVVSPDTAGSSALTRTSSFKDLSISASEPPYAVEIRELLQKIEEEMEGKQFVSDKIRDLHLWLGAPPPNDVFSDSNDKRVEETCEWILRRDEFLEWQKPSSSSKLLWIKGPAGFGKTVLCSRIAQELERAAQEPVAYFFLSSRYDGRDDPFLAIRAWLAMMIQHSPASRDIVAKTRLSEHEPLASQSIILRAFREVIEGVPSCILVLDGLDECTGMSTTDTRSVPHFLQELRIAITNSTAKLLLSSRFDAIIQQSLSGFTGYSEYTIIPDDVRPDLMAYSSELVKAKLPNKDELTRASIAQKMTDRSEGQFQWVKLQEGSLRKGRSRKQLEREIDETPSGLDSLYDREWNRINSMGDSDKNRALSLLQWTAFTYRPLTIYEITETVLITEDLEEFPFEEMPDCVDQDYVDSMILELCGSLIEVRHVSSPENIEHPERIHESGEDSVGLQEVHLSHFSVKEYLLLRTFPGTATLLSNEKLRATNGNAHNLALAKHCIRFLNSRGVFESVKMNNYERWKPQFVLYAVNWGFVHCREVKTMDLQLQQAIITLLDSRNQNWPFVRDLVAIWAMGDVSQERSMSPSVFSAYHGLTDTVAHLIGEGSFDMYDRASADSTPLYWACGSGKKDTVELLVDNGAEINARCHLGLSPLHISVEAGQNEITEFLISKGADVSVVDDYGRTALTMSGNTEVARQLIDSGADISHVTTDGFTPLSMASRRGHVELVKLLIQRGADINQAAANGYSPLFIAVWYDDSELIELLIDEGAKVDEIQYEGQMFSLLAVAAGKGFLNSVKALINKGAEPTEFKPLFLAASYGAYLGFSSYFDAKKAPVWLEPRRSHYRQVLEVLLQSGACVNTSDLLGYTPLHWASFCGIIDIVEILIQNSAGLSIQSVAGMTPLHCASRNGHLRVTQLLVQHGADVASKDNRGRTPLHYACISGNLEVVNLIIGSSHTQTLDEADHWGSTSLSLAARFGWVDIIKTLLDAGTVEVESSDKFSRTTTWWATSRNHDAAARLLAGADGTDIEEGQAVQEQKPEIETFCDICCLDVSDQIFAHCGICIGGDFDLCSACLSLGGHCFDETHELVPFHAKEEDK from the exons ATGGAGCCAGTCGGACTCGCAGTTGGCCTTGTCGGCCTTTTCAGCACTTGCATGGATGTTATGCAGCGGGTTGACTCGTACAGAACCGCTGACCGCGACTCGCGACAACTCGACGCCCAGCTGAATGCGACCATGCATCTCTTCGAGCGATGGGGTGACGGTGTCGGCATCAGTAAGGGCAAGCTCTCGGACACACACCACCCGGATCTTGATAACCCACGCACGTATGCTGTGGTCCAGGGTCTGCTGAACAGCATCAAGGACTTCTCCACGACTTCGAATGAACCCACGAGCCCCAAGGGTCTTCAGAAGGCCCCGTCGTTTCCAGTATCGGGGGACCTATCTTCGCATGGACCTAAGATCTCGAGATGGCAGAAGTCAGCATGGGCGCTTCGCGGAAAGCTGAAGCATACGGGCCGTGTCCAAGCACTTGCGGGCCTTGTGTCGGATCTCTATAACGTTGTTTCACCCGATACTGCGGGCTCAAGCGCCTTAACACGAACTTCGAGCTTCAAGGATCTATCTATAAGCGCAAGCGAGCCACCATATGCTGTTGAGATTCGGGAGCTACTGCagaagattgaggaggagatggaaggCAAGCAATTCGTTT CTGATAAAATACGTGATTTGCACTTATGGCTTGGAGCCCCGCCGCCAAATGATGTGTTCAGTGACTCAAACGACAAGCGTGTTGAAGAAACATGCGAATGGATTCTCCGTCGTGATGAGTTTCTGGAGTGGCAGAaaccttcttcctcaagcaAACTACTCTGGATCAAAGGCCCAGCTGGGTTTGGTAAAACGGTCCTTTGCTCCAGAATCGCTCAAGAGCTCGAAAGAGCCGCACAGGAACCCGTCGCGTACTTTTTCCTATCATCTAGATACGATGGCCGCGACGATCCTTTCTTGGCCATCCGAGCATGGCTGGCTATGATGATACAACACAGCCCGGCGTCTCGAGATATTGTGGCCAAGACCCGACTATCAGAGCACGAGCCACTGGCGAGTCAATCAATCATACTCCGAGCTTTCCGCGAGGTAATCGAGGGCGTTCCAAGCTGCATTCTTGTTCTGGACGGGTTAGATGAATGCACTGGGATGAGCACTACAGACACAAGGTCCGTCCCTCATTTCCTTCAAGAGTTAAGAATAGCTATCACCAATTCTACAGCCAAACTTCTCCTCTCAAGCCGTTTCGATGCTATTATTCAGCAAAGTCTTTCAGGTTTCACTGGATACAGTGAATATACCATCATCCCTGACGACGTTAGGCCAGACCTAATGGCGTACTCATCTGAACTTGTAAAAGCAAAGCTACCTAACAAGGACGAGCTTACAAGAGCCTCGATTGCACAAAAGATGACAGACAGAAGCGAGGGTCAGTTCCAGTGGGTAAAGCTCCAAGAAGGATCTCTAAGAAAGGGACGGAGCAGAAAGCAACTTGAAcgagagattgatgagacTCCGTCTGGTCTTGACAGTCTCTACGACCGAGAATGGAACAGGATCAACTCAATGGGGGATTCGGATAAAAATAGAGCTCTTTCATTGCTGCAATGGACGGCGTTCACATACAGGCCTTTGACAATATACGAGATTACGGAAACCGTCCTTATTACAGAAGACTTGGAAGAGTTCCCATTCGAGGAGATGCCAGATTGCGTCGATCAGGACTATGTCGACAGTATGATCCTAGAGCTTTGCGGATCACTGATTGAAGTCCGTCATGTCTCATCGCCCGAGAATATCGAGCATCCCGAACGCATTCATGAATCAGGAGAGGATTCTGTCGGCTTGCAAGAGGTTCACTTGTCGCACTTCTCTGTCAAGGAATACCTTCTTCTCAGGACCTTTCCCGGCACCGCCACTTTGCTTTCCAATGAGAAGCTTCGAGCTACTAATGGAAATGCACACAATTTAGCTCTCGCAAAACATTGTATTCGTTTTCTAAACTCTCGTGGAGTTTTTGAAAGCGTTAAGATGAACAACTATGAAAGATGGAAACCGCAATTCGTGTTATATGCTGTGAATTGGGGCTTTGTGCATTGCCGAGAAGTCAAGACCATGGATCTCCAGTTACAACAGGCAATCATTACTCTACTCGATAGTCGAAACCAGAACTGGCCCTTTGTGAGAGACCTCGTGGCGATATGGGCCATGGGCGACGTTTCTCAAGAAAGGTCAATGAGCCCATCTGTATTTTCAGCCTATCATGGATTAACAGACACTGTGGCGCATCTCATAGGAGAAGGGAGCTTTGACATGTATGATCGAGCATCAGCCGATTCGACCCCCTTATATTGGGCCTGTGGTTCTGGAAAGAAGGACACAGTTGAATTGCTCGTTGACAATGGAGCAGAAATCAATGCAAGATGTCACCTAGGGCTCTCACCACTGCACATCAGTGTGGAAGCCGGTCAAAATGAAATTACGGAATTTCTTATATCGAAAGGCGCAGATGTCTCAGTGGTCGATGATTACGGACGAACAGCGCTCACAATGAGTGGCAATACAGAGGTGGCTCGGCAGCTTATCGACAGTGGAGCTGATATATCTCACGTTACAACAGATGGCTTCACACCGCTCTCGATGGCATCTAGAAGAGGACATGTTGAGCTGGTCAAGCTTCTTATTCAAAGGGGTGCCGATATCAATCAGGCTGCAGCCAACGGTTACTCCCCACTTTTTATCGCCGTGTGGTACGACGACTCAGAACTCATCGAGTTACTGATTGATGAAGGGGCGAAAGTCGATGAGATTCAATATGAGGGCCAGATGTTCTCATTACTTGCTGTGGCGGCTGGTAAGGGATTTCTCAACTCCGTGAAAGCTCTGATCAACAAGGGTGCTGAGCCGACAGAATTCAAACCATTGTTTTTAGCAGCCTCTTATGGTGCTTATCTTGGATTCTCAAGCTATTTCGATGCAAAAAAAGCTCCTGTATGGCTTGAACCCCGCCGATCACATTATCGCCAGGTACTAGAAGTGCTACTCCAGAGCGGCGCCTGTGTGAACACAAGCGATTTGCTCGGCTATACGCCGCTCCATTGGGCTTCATTCTGCGGCATTATCGACATAGTGGAGATTCTAATACAGAACAGTGCTGGCTTGAGTATTCAATCAGTTGCTGGAATGACACCACTTCATTGTGCCTCACGAAACGGGCATTTACGAGTAACACAGCTTCTAGTCCAACACGGAGCTGATGTCGCCTCTAAAGACAATCGTGGTCGTACTCCTTTACATTATGCCTGTATTTCAGGAAATCTTGAGGTTGTAAACCTTATTATAGGTTCATCCCACACGCAAACGCTTGACGAGGCTGACCACTGGGGCTCGACATCTTTATCCCTTGCGGCAAGGTTTGGTTGGGttgacatcatcaagacactACTTGATGCAGGAACCGTAGAGGTCGAGTCCAGTGACAAGTTCAGCAGGACGACAACATGGTGGGCGACAAGCCGCAATCACGATGCAGCTGCGAGGCTACTAGCTGGCGCAGATGGAACTGACATTGAGGAGGGGCAGGCTGTCCAAGAACAGAAGCCAGAGATTGAAACCTTTTGCGACATATGCTGTTTAGATGTCTCTGATCAAATCTTTGCACATTGTGGAATTTGTATTGGTGGGGACTTTGATTTGTGTTCAGCTTGTTTGAGCCTTGGTGGGCATTGCTTTGATGAGACACACGAGTTGGTTCCATTTCATGcaaaagaggaagacaagTAA
- a CDS encoding L-amino-acid oxidase: MRTSTVLWSLTSLHGLLAHAVPLNSPSVKFISPSKVSPGSAQNVVVEYSGDVDGHLTLSYGACGDETIVSETVHHIGSTHVGQHPLAKRHVDHQDKRPTRFVWLTSDNISSGCLSAFLDGELIGQSDELDVVKRLARRGEKKKSFADVAGDDSLWFDGVAYLKQKQPDDCFVTATKNKTFGILGGGMSGLLSSLILDSVGIHNWKILESSERIGGRVRTVYLNGTSPEDGQYHELGPMRFPYELTDSETNETFPFMDQRMIFQLADVLNGMNAGNKSLQVEFWDWIQSSPNTPVDTPFRRPDGSWPTKAEVASDPAYKNPAVYHNATAAEEAIEALDDFKGLTPERIRMSATNIFKAYKQAKEDGGFDYSEVSYLRDVIKADLNTTDEVTPSHIYWPMWEYETIYFLASKWVTIKGGLSRLPAAVEPHIKDRVQYNAKVNGLHYNENKTLSVSWKPTGSEPFSTPNNVENFDYVLNSVPLNLMKFWKMPRYSSLLKRAIDRTLFANACKVAVQFKTRFWEHLDRPIFGGCTRITSPQLGQVCYPSWHINSTGPGTMMASYLSDYEATVACAMSEEEHLAYIKNALIEIHGDVVEENWVGTYKRHCWENDEHHAGAFTMQIFAQQHLYLPAFYQTEFNTVFIGEAATFTHTWIFSALESAVRGSVQLLLDLGLVDEAKQVTQTWMARWIDV; encoded by the exons ATGAGAACTTCTACTGTTCTATGGTCTCTAACGAGCCTGCATGGGTTACTTGCCCATGCAGTGCCCCTCAACTCCCCTTCTGTCAAGTTCATATCTCCCTCCAAAGTCAGCCCCGGCAGCGCACAAAACGTTGTTGTTGAGTACAGCGGCGATGTCGATGGACACTTGACCCTGAGTTATGGCGCATGCGGGGATGAGACAATTGTCTCAGAGACTGTGCATCATATCGGGTCGACGCACGTTGGCCAACATCCTTTGGCAAAGCGCCATGTAGATCACCAGGACAAGCGGCCAACACGATTTGTCTGGCTGACATCGGACAATATCTCGAGCGGCTGCCTCAGCGCCTTCTTGGACGGAGAACTTATCGGCCAGTCTGATGAGCTCGACGTTGTCAAGCGCCTTGCGCGCCGAGGCGAAAAGAAAAAGTCGTTTGCGGACGTTGCTGGTGATGACAGTCTGTGGTTCGATGGCGTTGCGTATctcaagcagaagcaacCTGATGACTGTTTTGTCACCGCTACAAAGAACAAGACCTTTGGGATTTTGGGTGGTGGCATGTCTGGACTTTTATCTTCT CTTATCCTTGACTCTGTCGGCATCCACAACTGGAAGATCCTCGAGTCATCCGAAAGAATTGGTGGTCGCGTTAGAACTGTCTACTTGAACGGTACCTCCCCAGAAGACGGCCAATACCATGAACTTGGGCCCATGAGATTTCCTTACGAGCTCACCGACTCGGAGACCAACGAGACATTTCCTTTCATGGACCAACGAATGATCTTCCAGCTAGCTGACGTTCTCAACGGAATGAACGCAGGCAACAAGTCGCTTCAAGTTGAGTTCTGGGACTGGATCCAAAGTTCGCCAAATACACCTGTCGATACGCCTTTCAGACGCCCAGATGGTTCATGGCCCACCAAGGCTGAAGTGGCGAGTGACCCAGCATACAAAAACCCGGCTGTGTACCATAATGCGACAGCCGCTGAGGAAGCTATCGAGGCTTTGGATGACTTCAAAGGCCTTACTCCTGAGCGCATTCGTATGTCTGCCAccaatatcttcaaagcgtacaagcaagccaaagaagatggagggtTTGATTACTCCGAGGTTTCCTACCTTCGAGATGTGATCAAGGCAGACCTCAACACAACAGATGAAGTCACGCCCTCGCATATCTACTGGCCTATGTGGGAATACGAAACCATTTACTTCCTCGCTAGTAAATGGGTCACCATCAAAGGTGGGCTGAGCCGATTACCTGCTGCAGTTGAGCCGCACATCAAAGATAGAGTTCAGTACAACGCCAAAGTCAACGGTCTGCACTACAACGAGAACAAAACTCTTTCTGTGTCTTGGAAACCCACTGGCTCCGAGCCATTCAGCACGCCCAACAATGTTGAGAACTTTGACTATGTTCTCAACAGCGTACCGCTCAACTTGATGAAGTTTTGGAAGATGCCACGATACTCGAGTCTTCTCAAGCGCGCCATCGATAGGACCTTGTTTGCCAACGCTTGCAAGGTTGCTGTTCAGTTCAAGACGCGCTTCTGGGAACATCTTGATCGCCCTATCTTTGGCGGCTGTACTCGTATCACCAGTCCTCAGCTAGGCCAGGTCTGTTATCCTTCGTGGCATATCAACTCAACAGGCCCTGGAacgatgatggcatcttATCTCTCCGATTACGAAGCCACAGTCGCGTGCGCCATGTCCGAGGAGGAACATCTAGCCTACATAAAAAACGCCCTGATCGAAATCCACGGCGATGTAGTCGAAGAAAACTGGGTGGGTACATACAAACGTCATTGTTGGGAAAATGATGAGCATCATGCTGGTGCTTTTACGATGCAGATCTTTGCGCAGCAGCATTTATATCTCCCTGCGTTTTACCAGACGGAGTTCAATACTGTTTTCATTGGAGAGGCGGCCACTTTTACGCATACTTGGATTTTCAGTGCGCTTGAGAGTGCGGTTAGAGGCAGTGTTCAGCTGTTGTTGGACTTGGGACTCGTTGATGAGGCGAAGCAGGTTACACAGACATGGATGGCTCGCTGGATAGATGTCTAG
- a CDS encoding related to sugar transport protein STL1, translating into MVHVDNEHGVPHYWGKTGKGLQRLITIVATTDFLLFGYDQGVMSGIISAPAFTDDFPQVLDETYEGFVVSIYAVGCFLGALFILNFGDRLGRRKSIFLGAIVMIIGVIIQIAAVPPSGGATAQFIIGRCITGIGNGINTSTIPTYQAECSESHNRGKLICIEGGNVAIGTLIAYWIDYGCTYGPAPFVWRFPIAFQVVFASIVLVMMMKLPESPRWLLTHGRREEASTILAGLNGQPRDSHDVTTQMATIEKAIAAAGHKGGKTPFSALFTGGKTQHFRRLILGASSQMMQQLSGCNAVIYYFPILFQKSIGTDHNLALLLGGVNMIIYSIFATTSWFAVERVGRRKLFLIGTVGQCLSMILSFGALIPGTASASKGAAVGLFTYIAFFGATWLPLPWLYPAEINPLKTRAKANATSTVSNWLWNFFIVMITPVMIHGTGTNGWGTYAFFAAMNAIFFPIIYFFYPETSGRSLEEIDLIFAKGYTEKKSYVTAAKELPPMEDHEVHEKAREYGFGSDDDIKVSHSESERENGVMTDSAV; encoded by the exons ATGGTTCACGTCGACAACGAGCATGGTGTGCCGCACTACTGGGGCAAGACCGGTAAGGGTCTTCAAAGACTCATCACTATAGTCGCTACCACAgactttcttctcttcggtTATG ATCAAGGTGTCATGTCCGGTATCATTTCAGCTCCCGCTTTCACAGACGATTTCCCccaggttcttgatgagacatACGAAGGCTTCGTCGTCTCCATCTACGCTGTCGGCTGCTTCCTCGGtgctctcttcatcctcaactttGGTGACCGTCTCGGTCGTCGCAagtccatcttcctcggtgCTATTGTTATGATCATTGGTGTCATCATCCAGATCGCTGCTGTTCCTCCAAGCGGTGGTGCTACAGCGCAATTCATCATTGGACGATGCATCACCGGTATTGGAAACGGAA TCAACACATCGACTATCCCTACCTACCAAGCCGAGTGCAGTGAGTCTCACAACCGAGGCAAGCTCATCTGCATTGAGGGCGGCAACGTCGCCATCGGAACGTTAATCGCCTACTGGATCGACTATGGCTGTACCTATGGTCCCGCTCCCTTCGTTTGGCGATTCCCTATCGCTTTCCAGGTCGTCTTCGCTTCCATTGTCCTGgttatgatgatgaagcttccCGAGTCCCCTCGTTGGCTCCTCACACATGGTCGTCGCGAAGAAGCATCAACGATTCTAGCGGGTCTCAACGGCCAGCCCCGTGACTCCCACGATGTCACCACTCAGATGGCTACCATTGAGAAGGCcatcgctgctgctggtcACAAGGGCGGCAAGACTCCCTTCTCTGCTCTCTTCACTGGTGGCAAGACTCAGCACTTCCGACGTCTCATTCTCGGTGCCTCTTCTCAGATGATGCAGCAGCTCTCCGGCTGCAATGCTGTCATCTACTACTTCCCCATTCTCTTCCAGAAGTCCATCGGTACCGATCACAACCTGgctctcctcctcggcgGTGTCAACATGATCATCTACTCCATTTTCGCTACAACCTCTTGGTTCGCTGTTGAGCGCGTCGGTCGCCGCAAGCTCTTCCTTATTGGAACTGTCGGCCAGTGCTTGTCCATGATCCTCTCCTTCGGCGCTCTCATCCCCGGTACTGCCTCTGCTTCCAAAGGTGCTGCCGTCGGTCTCTTCACTTACATCGCGTTCTTCGGTGCCACTTGGCTGCCCCTCCCTTGGCTCTACCCCGCTGAGATCAACCCTCTCAAGACCCGCGCGAAGGCTAACGCCACCTCCACCGTCTCCAACTGGCTCTggaacttcttcatcgtcatgatCACCCCCGTCATGATTCATGGCACTGGCACCAACGGCTGGGGAACCTACGCTTTCTTCGCTGCCATGAACGCTATCTTCTTCCCCATCATTTACTTCTTCTACCCCGAGACGTCTGGTCGCTCTCTCGAGGAGATTGATCTGATCTTCGCCAAGGGCTacactgagaagaagagctacGTCACTGCCGCTAAGGAACTTCCTCCTATGGAGGATCACGAGGTTCATGAGAAGGCTCGTGAGTATGGCTTTGGCAGtgacgatgatatcaaggtgTCTCACTCCGAGTCCGAGCGCGAGAACGGAGTCATGACCGACTCTGCTGTCTAA